Proteins encoded by one window of Mycoplasma capricolum subsp. capricolum ATCC 27343:
- a CDS encoding ABC transporter permease: MKRIYSFFLLLKQGLKGVFKFKIQFIIILLLSFLASFILSTSLTLTSRINKTYNNIVNNVNKFDYSSSNEIRTYRTDRNNSTTDRSVIPLLDLVNNSNSYYNQSSNSKNTSYLNFILNKKNLTSKFDNKTLLTELFENKDFIELFTTISGNNIQWIWENNWLWQLALYFNKFAYHSYEQFLKNNKEYTYLKNTVIGKYLTNSFKDKNEFLNDAKVLKNIKINNLKNNFNAKDFRKTFNKQIQNKELFSYIYISGMSLFQYIYRNIYLPYFSDFKIENNKIGNSFYTFLTGNKLNNVSDSQADKWVISDKNKSYLTEFELNKTKINQSDNSILISNQNNKEAIKKLILEKGMKGNTELVLITSDNQKVQSINPIINDTSLFKLLFYNGNGTSVTNVVSVLSDTNFIKKDIVIGENQFDNIELIHNIWLAHLKYTALASGYDINFRTEVFNYDSVTQIRYRLIVLNDDHTTNLTILNKNQGARLPTKSEALISEQFARAHKLKLGQQIIVDGALLSIVGFATDAYSFFPTTDPDFPIPQSELGAILYVYKSTIKDILSSTSQSNTNRVSKGYLSFFLTKKHSTASIDMFNAYQMNDISKLYDSIKYQKEQKNKVSTWLNIKDFDHSIFRFNWIIAPLAINTYKISTLIAALAVSLIAIIALIICIRKTIYFNAKQIGILKALGSSPLQISISYLAYILVIILTSVPLGWIVGLSTQSVFVKLFVHYFSIPLYSFTVEPFSLLISLLIFGLFGLIISLLTAFLITKKPLFDILAVKQNWSSSKFINRLKRTWFKKARFTTKFSLTLASSGKKNIFLLVTVVGISTMFISAGLAIPSIAFTIKNTYYKSIKYANEYNYAKGVTNSPLTKPTINYWNGQEELDKNISSTILNNQELFYYNDPTDYVSSSYDVNPFPKYLYKLEELNKNNIKETKSKLAWTLLELIQNKDHVNELNKTNSLDLLFTEMFGNNLYNVVGNQFSIGVIDQILGLILNSKDNVINPNDKNTKWTDEQKDLIFKELTNNFTKTGTTAISILVNDLSTSKSDDWKTKIFDAILKAVPPYVSAYIQKPSRKEQFSIGYNVQHYIPDHETLTTVSDIKATINQKNTNLVLTGISNNQSAFIINQKNANNLFVDYKKLIALQEVFLEKKSNDIKLNDQFLLYDSKNNQINLPVLPNKQASAFYNLNKTTDISNILTTSKQFFINTKNGYVNLPKHAWVYDDLNFIKSKYYNLLTEQQKQLISKFRTGRNSSAVNSDDIRWLDPYNLDNNKFTLKLLYDQDRFDNDSTYDNKEWTLLNNSYMFDDFTYNNQFDDLLSSYIRPYYQYKNIQIYIPQSLIDIDQIINISNSKKTQDQLKNNTEHWYKKDIDYNKVPKSVIKAWDIKDSNEKFLMIRPYDLRFTLTIDNVYKSGLSNLIAKPEYWMYQSTKTNNSAKLNAQIIQKDAKTVYQNKDLKIVAKPVGTLDSYNQKLILTDQGLMNLVLNLSIGKKIAIKDNFYNRETVIKAGEKYNDIISRFDRYDFNQITNYLDKNKNKKEFNNLLFSKKDPFNQAQFLWHNSKYSNIEEALDLTSGISFIPDTAYNGFYILNGHGASSASGDDDMISSIKNQNLLATSKTLINQITFIAISIGMLLIITVIITSALLVMLISDIYVTQYQQFMILMKALGYSNYKISKYAFGTAIVFSLFAWAASTALTWILITLIIKIITALGFAIPYGFSFWTLIVSFIIITIAFIGSLIVSSNKIRTKKPASLLTVSNE; the protein is encoded by the coding sequence ATGAAAAGAATATATAGCTTTTTTTTGTTATTAAAACAAGGACTTAAAGGTGTTTTTAAGTTTAAAATTCAGTTTATTATTATTCTTTTATTATCTTTTTTAGCTTCATTTATTTTAAGCACTTCTCTTACTTTAACTTCAAGAATTAATAAAACTTATAATAATATAGTTAATAATGTAAATAAATTTGACTATAGTAGTTCTAATGAAATTAGAACTTATAGAACTGATAGAAATAATTCAACAACAGATAGATCAGTTATTCCTTTATTAGATTTAGTTAATAATTCTAATTCTTATTACAATCAAAGTTCTAATAGTAAAAATACTTCATATTTAAACTTTATATTAAATAAAAAAAATTTAACTAGTAAATTTGATAATAAAACTTTACTAACTGAACTTTTTGAAAATAAAGACTTTATTGAACTTTTTACAACAATTAGTGGTAATAATATTCAGTGAATTTGAGAAAATAACTGATTGTGACAACTTGCATTATATTTTAATAAGTTTGCTTATCATTCTTATGAACAATTTTTAAAAAATAATAAAGAATATACTTATTTAAAAAATACTGTAATTGGAAAATATTTAACTAATAGTTTTAAAGATAAAAATGAATTTTTAAATGATGCTAAGGTTTTAAAAAATATTAAAATTAATAATTTAAAAAATAATTTTAATGCTAAAGATTTTAGAAAAACTTTTAATAAGCAAATTCAAAATAAAGAATTATTTTCTTATATTTATATAAGTGGAATGTCATTATTTCAATATATTTATAGAAATATTTATTTACCATATTTTAGTGATTTTAAAATTGAAAATAATAAAATAGGTAATAGTTTTTATACTTTTTTAACTGGAAATAAGCTTAATAATGTTAGTGATAGTCAAGCTGATAAATGAGTTATTAGTGATAAAAATAAATCTTATCTTACTGAATTTGAGTTAAATAAAACAAAAATAAATCAATCTGATAATAGTATTTTAATATCTAATCAAAACAATAAAGAAGCTATTAAAAAGCTAATTTTAGAAAAAGGGATGAAAGGAAATACTGAACTTGTTCTAATTACTAGTGATAATCAAAAAGTTCAATCAATTAACCCGATTATTAATGATACTTCTTTATTTAAACTTTTATTTTATAATGGTAATGGTACTTCTGTAACTAATGTTGTTAGTGTTTTATCAGATACAAATTTTATAAAAAAAGATATTGTAATTGGTGAAAATCAATTTGATAATATCGAATTAATTCACAATATTTGATTAGCGCATTTAAAATATACTGCTTTAGCAAGTGGGTATGATATTAATTTTAGAACTGAAGTTTTTAATTATGATAGTGTTACTCAAATTAGATATCGTTTGATTGTCTTAAATGATGATCATACTACTAATTTAACTATTTTAAATAAAAACCAAGGAGCAAGATTACCAACCAAAAGTGAAGCTTTAATTTCTGAACAATTTGCAAGAGCTCATAAATTAAAATTAGGTCAACAAATTATAGTTGATGGCGCTTTATTATCAATTGTTGGATTTGCAACTGATGCTTATTCATTTTTCCCAACAACAGATCCTGATTTTCCAATTCCTCAATCTGAATTAGGTGCTATTTTATATGTTTATAAAAGTACTATAAAAGATATTTTAAGTTCTACTTCACAATCAAATACCAATAGAGTTTCTAAAGGATATTTATCTTTCTTCTTAACAAAAAAACATTCTACAGCTTCAATAGATATGTTTAATGCTTATCAAATGAATGATATTTCTAAATTATATGACTCTATTAAATATCAAAAAGAACAAAAAAATAAAGTTTCTACTTGATTAAATATTAAAGATTTTGATCATTCAATTTTTAGATTTAATTGAATAATAGCTCCACTTGCAATAAATACTTATAAAATTTCAACTCTAATTGCTGCTTTAGCTGTTTCATTAATCGCTATTATTGCTTTAATTATTTGTATTAGAAAAACTATTTACTTTAATGCAAAACAAATAGGTATTTTAAAAGCTTTAGGAAGCTCTCCTTTACAAATTTCAATTAGTTATTTAGCTTATATTTTAGTTATTATTTTAACTTCTGTTCCTTTGGGTTGAATTGTTGGTTTATCTACTCAATCAGTTTTTGTTAAATTATTTGTACATTATTTTAGTATCCCATTATATTCTTTTACTGTTGAACCATTTTCATTATTAATTAGTTTATTAATTTTTGGTTTATTTGGTTTAATCATTTCTTTACTAACTGCATTTTTAATTACTAAAAAGCCGTTATTTGATATATTAGCAGTAAAACAAAACTGATCTAGTTCTAAATTTATTAATAGATTAAAAAGAACTTGATTTAAAAAAGCTAGATTCACTACAAAATTTAGTTTAACTTTAGCTTCATCTGGTAAGAAAAATATTTTCTTATTAGTAACTGTTGTTGGAATTTCAACTATGTTTATTTCAGCAGGTTTAGCAATTCCATCAATTGCTTTTACTATTAAAAATACTTATTATAAAAGCATTAAATATGCCAATGAGTATAATTATGCTAAAGGTGTAACTAATTCACCACTAACTAAGCCAACAATTAATTATTGAAATGGACAAGAAGAACTAGATAAAAATATCTCTTCAACAATTTTAAATAATCAAGAATTATTTTATTATAATGATCCAACAGATTATGTTTCTAGTTCTTATGATGTTAATCCTTTTCCAAAATATTTATACAAATTAGAAGAATTAAATAAAAATAATATAAAAGAAACTAAAAGTAAATTAGCTTGAACATTATTAGAATTAATTCAAAATAAAGATCATGTAAATGAATTAAATAAGACTAATTCACTAGATTTATTATTTACTGAAATGTTTGGTAATAATTTATATAATGTTGTTGGTAACCAATTTTCAATTGGAGTAATTGATCAAATATTAGGATTAATTTTAAATTCAAAAGATAATGTAATTAATCCAAATGATAAAAATACTAAATGAACTGATGAACAAAAAGATTTAATTTTTAAAGAATTAACTAATAATTTTACAAAAACTGGAACTACAGCAATTTCAATTTTAGTAAATGATTTATCTACAAGTAAAAGTGATGATTGAAAAACAAAAATTTTTGATGCAATTTTAAAAGCAGTACCACCTTATGTTAGTGCTTATATTCAAAAACCATCAAGAAAAGAACAATTTTCAATTGGTTATAATGTTCAACACTACATTCCAGATCACGAAACTTTAACTACAGTTAGTGATATTAAAGCAACTATTAATCAAAAAAATACCAATTTAGTTTTAACTGGTATTTCAAATAATCAATCAGCATTTATTATTAATCAAAAAAATGCTAATAATTTATTTGTTGATTATAAAAAACTAATAGCTTTACAAGAAGTGTTTTTAGAAAAAAAATCAAACGATATTAAATTAAATGATCAATTTTTACTATATGATTCAAAAAATAATCAAATTAATTTACCTGTTTTACCAAATAAACAAGCAAGCGCTTTTTATAATTTAAATAAAACTACTGATATATCAAATATTTTAACTACTAGTAAGCAATTTTTTATTAATACAAAAAATGGGTATGTTAATTTACCAAAACATGCTTGAGTTTATGATGATTTAAACTTTATTAAATCTAAATACTATAATTTGTTAACAGAACAACAAAAACAATTAATTAGTAAATTTAGAACTGGTAGAAATAGTAGTGCTGTTAATAGTGATGATATTAGATGACTAGATCCATATAATTTAGATAATAATAAGTTCACTTTAAAACTATTATATGATCAAGATAGATTTGATAATGATTCAACTTATGACAATAAAGAGTGAACTTTATTAAATAATAGTTATATGTTTGATGATTTTACTTATAATAATCAATTTGATGATTTATTAAGTTCATATATTAGACCTTATTATCAATATAAAAATATTCAAATTTATATTCCTCAAAGCTTAATTGATATTGATCAAATTATTAATATATCTAATTCTAAAAAAACTCAAGATCAATTAAAAAATAATACCGAACATTGATATAAAAAAGATATTGATTATAATAAAGTTCCAAAATCAGTAATTAAAGCTTGAGACATTAAAGACTCTAATGAAAAGTTTTTAATGATTAGACCATATGATTTAAGATTTACTCTAACAATAGATAATGTTTATAAATCAGGGTTGAGTAATTTAATAGCAAAACCTGAATATTGAATGTATCAATCAACAAAAACTAATAATTCAGCCAAATTAAACGCTCAAATTATTCAAAAAGATGCTAAAACAGTTTATCAAAATAAAGATTTAAAAATTGTAGCAAAACCAGTTGGCACACTAGATTCATATAATCAAAAATTGATTTTAACTGATCAAGGATTAATGAATTTAGTTTTAAATCTTTCAATTGGTAAAAAAATTGCAATTAAAGATAATTTTTATAATAGAGAAACTGTGATTAAAGCTGGAGAAAAATATAATGATATTATTTCTCGTTTTGATCGATATGATTTTAATCAAATCACTAATTATTTAGATAAAAACAAAAATAAAAAAGAATTTAATAATCTTTTATTTAGTAAAAAAGATCCATTCAATCAAGCTCAGTTTTTATGACATAACTCAAAATATTCAAACATTGAAGAAGCTTTAGATTTAACTAGTGGAATTAGTTTTATTCCAGATACTGCTTATAATGGATTTTATATTTTAAATGGTCATGGAGCTTCATCAGCTTCAGGTGATGATGATATGATAAGTAGTATAAAAAATCAAAATTTACTAGCCACTTCTAAAACACTAATTAATCAAATTACTTTTATAGCAATTTCAATTGGAATGCTATTAATTATTACTGTAATTATTACTTCTGCTTTACTAGTAATGTTAATATCAGATATTTATGTTACTCAATATCAACAATTTATGATATTAATGAAAGCATTAGGATATTCAAATTATAAGATTAGTAAATATGCTTTTGGAACTGCTATAGTCTTTAGTTTATTTGCTTGAGCAGCTTCAACAGCACTTACTTGAATTTTAATTACATTAATTATTAAAATAATAACAGCTTTAGGATTTGCTATTCCTTATGGTTTTTCATTTTGAACTTTAATAGTAAGTTTTATTATAATTACAATAGCATTTATTGGTTCACTAATAGTTTCATCAAATAAAATTAGA
- a CDS encoding MAG6410 family transglutaminase-related lipoprotein: protein MKKLQKYIKWLSLGSVVVLTSTTISCNVNTSSRNIFEIPTSNKRPKTPNSHSNSTNNSTPENSNTQPNNYENNNSSNNNSNQINNNEHSNNEAVTPYNGNNPEKNDTFINTQTYFSTISNLDYSLTSLENNYLKYENNEFKPIDINEQNAKELLLNDKLPLSFYSNPNYKQEKQNIFLNPNQSIKLKLLDSHTNKEITSGIKWYQRLRYPSSEILTAKDDRNDKLKLSNEGIVTGKIHQKENDPTTLVWAEYKGYFYPFFVEVPSEHHFKGETDKEKAREVAKKLAEKWKDLPVLEKLTKAYEWMTKEVKYDPNYKTNSLFKDQTAYSALVEKCTVCTGYAKGFKMIMDELSIPCIVMEGQSTRDFSAARHAWNLIEIDGEWYHVDPTSDRTDTDATFNFFLNSNDDFSSKDSFQRDLGIYGTRFRNYKNKDFVHSKEDVLALIDNQSSENNNKIEWLELTSDNFINVNKALEERNLEIKKFNYLESKLPFKKVKYTIKDKNSTDIKTINTTVKKEEFSNNHLGKYALKITMNSEDRINDLKPKNFNLKNAMVKEVKKVSDGYILFLDHFNTFGDVEVELQSIKRQGYKFNLDQNKFIFNVEKHQKPNVSLKIDTNNRITIIGSKKGMQYRSNLNKWTDITSDNFVINDPSVGKLSIRWADYNNKFASDIQIFEIKKAEEVINKVKLVNDNMLIGLDNSMEYKKEESNTWTKVTSKVLKNLSIGTYLIRTSAFDSTLASDISKVEIK from the coding sequence ATGAAAAAATTACAAAAATATATTAAATGACTATCACTAGGTTCTGTTGTAGTTTTAACTAGTACTACTATAAGTTGTAATGTTAATACTAGTAGTAGAAATATTTTTGAAATACCTACTTCAAATAAAAGACCTAAAACACCTAATAGTCATTCAAATTCTACAAATAATTCAACTCCTGAAAACTCAAATACACAACCAAATAATTATGAAAACAATAACAGCTCAAATAATAATTCAAATCAAATTAATAATAATGAACATTCTAATAATGAAGCAGTAACTCCTTATAATGGAAATAATCCTGAAAAAAATGATACTTTTATTAATACTCAAACTTATTTTTCTACAATTTCTAATCTAGACTATAGTCTAACTAGTTTAGAAAATAATTATTTAAAATATGAAAACAATGAATTTAAACCAATAGATATTAATGAACAAAATGCTAAAGAGTTACTTTTAAATGATAAACTTCCATTGAGTTTTTATTCAAATCCAAACTACAAACAAGAAAAACAAAATATATTTTTAAATCCTAATCAATCTATTAAACTTAAATTGCTTGATAGTCATACTAATAAAGAAATTACTAGCGGTATTAAATGATATCAACGCTTGAGATATCCATCAAGTGAAATTCTTACAGCTAAAGATGATAGAAATGATAAATTGAAATTATCAAATGAAGGGATAGTTACTGGTAAGATACATCAAAAAGAAAATGATCCAACTACTTTAGTTTGAGCAGAATATAAAGGATATTTTTATCCATTTTTTGTAGAAGTACCATCAGAACATCATTTTAAAGGTGAAACTGATAAAGAAAAAGCCAGAGAAGTTGCTAAAAAATTAGCAGAAAAATGAAAAGATCTTCCTGTTTTAGAAAAACTAACTAAAGCTTATGAGTGAATGACTAAAGAAGTTAAATATGATCCTAATTATAAAACAAATAGTCTTTTCAAAGATCAAACTGCTTATTCGGCACTTGTTGAAAAATGCACAGTATGTACAGGATATGCTAAAGGTTTTAAAATGATTATGGATGAACTATCTATTCCTTGTATAGTAATGGAAGGGCAAAGCACACGTGATTTTTCAGCTGCAAGACATGCGTGAAATTTAATTGAAATTGATGGCGAATGATATCATGTTGATCCAACTTCTGATAGAACAGATACAGATGCTACATTTAATTTCTTTTTAAATAGTAATGATGATTTTAGTTCTAAAGATAGTTTTCAACGTGATTTAGGTATTTATGGAACTAGATTTAGAAATTATAAAAATAAAGATTTTGTTCATTCTAAAGAAGATGTATTAGCACTAATAGATAATCAAAGTTCTGAAAATAACAATAAAATAGAATGATTAGAATTAACTTCAGATAATTTTATAAACGTTAATAAAGCTCTTGAAGAAAGAAATTTAGAAATAAAAAAATTTAATTATTTAGAATCAAAATTACCTTTTAAAAAAGTAAAATACACAATTAAAGATAAAAATTCTACAGATATTAAAACAATAAATACAACAGTTAAAAAAGAAGAATTTTCAAATAATCATTTAGGAAAATATGCATTAAAAATAACAATGAATTCAGAAGATAGAATAAATGATCTTAAACCAAAAAACTTTAATTTAAAAAATGCTATGGTTAAAGAAGTAAAAAAAGTTAGTGATGGTTATATATTATTTTTAGATCACTTTAATACTTTTGGTGATGTAGAAGTTGAATTACAATCCATTAAAAGACAAGGATATAAATTTAATTTAGATCAAAATAAATTTATCTTTAATGTAGAAAAGCATCAAAAACCAAATGTTTCTTTAAAAATAGATACAAACAATAGAATTACTATTATAGGATCAAAAAAAGGAATGCAATATAGAAGCAATTTAAATAAATGAACAGATATTACAAGTGATAATTTTGTAATTAATGATCCTAGTGTAGGTAAATTATCTATTAGATGAGCTGATTATAATAATAAATTTGCTTCAGATATTCAAATATTTGAAATTAAAAAAGCTGAAGAAGTTATTAATAAAGTTAAATTAGTTAATGATAATATGCTTATTGGTTTAGATAATAGTATGGAATATAAAAAAGAAGAAAGCAATACTTGAACAAAAGTCACAAGTAAAGTATTAAAAAATTTAAGTATTGGAACTTATTTAATAAGAACAAGTGCTTTTGATTCGACTTTAGCTTCAGATATTTCAAAAGTAGAAATAAAATAA
- a CDS encoding MAG6410 family transglutaminase-related lipoprotein — protein sequence MKKLQKYIKWLSLGSVVVLTSTTISCNVNTSSRNIFEIPTSNKRPKTPNSHSNSTNNSTPENSNTKPNNYENNNDNINNNSNETNNEHYNNEAVTPVENNTERNDTFINTQTYSSTISNLDYSLTSLDKTYLENVNKNFNEMSVDDNTIKNIILKNKLPINFYSHPKYSLEKQTITLDKFTNNQIKLKLFDNNTKEQVPSEEIKWYQQISYPEDQVITANDNQDKATFILSSDGTIKWKDTKESNEREVEEKSARLWAEYKGYLYSAIIKVYSEDKSKLINDENEAIEKAKKIVEENGWNKLPTLEKLTKAYEWVTKEVKYDYDFTTGPILKNQNAHSALVKLKTVCTGYAKGLKLILEELGIPCKFIEGQSKRETSEAKHAWNLVQIDNEWYHVDTTSDRTNSKTKFNFFLNTNDDFLESDIFDRNFKNPGLRLRNLKFKNFVKTKEDVMVLIDNNFNPNNKQVNRLNLIVDRGNFNIVNKAFEERNLDVQNWSYGSISSGSPNKSIIYTFNNSNIKELTDVKINNIEQYNNKNAIKIEFNKEIKDLKAGNFNINNAIIKKVEQIQNGKAYILYLEHFSSFGEVEVKLESIKRKDYKFDLNEKDKVKFNIKKQEKPDIKIQSLDNSRIKIISKTNNLEYNFNNNSWKDVPSNSILSDSTIGKLYVRYKEKDNSPSSDVTVFEIQKANEVDKLVKLINHNMLIGLDNSMEFKKEKETNWNTVKKTALKDLDKGTYWIRAKAFDSTLASDISKVEIK from the coding sequence ATGAAAAAATTACAAAAATATATTAAATGACTATCACTAGGTTCTGTTGTAGTTTTAACTAGTACTACTATAAGTTGTAATGTTAATACTAGTAGTAGAAATATTTTTGAAATACCTACTTCAAATAAAAGACCTAAAACACCTAATAGTCATTCAAATTCTACAAATAATTCAACTCCTGAAAACTCAAATACAAAACCAAATAATTATGAAAATAATAATGATAATATAAATAACAATTCAAATGAAACCAATAATGAACATTATAATAATGAAGCAGTAACTCCTGTTGAAAATAACACTGAAAGAAATGATACTTTTATTAATACTCAAACTTATTCTTCTACAATTTCTAATTTAGATTACAGTTTAACTAGTTTGGATAAAACTTATCTAGAAAATGTCAATAAAAATTTTAATGAAATGAGTGTTGATGATAACACAATAAAAAACATTATTTTAAAGAATAAACTTCCTATTAACTTTTATTCTCATCCTAAATATAGTTTAGAAAAGCAAACTATAACATTAGATAAATTTACAAATAATCAAATTAAATTAAAACTTTTTGATAATAATACAAAAGAACAAGTTCCAAGTGAAGAAATTAAATGATATCAACAAATTTCTTATCCAGAAGATCAAGTTATTACTGCAAATGATAATCAAGATAAAGCAACTTTTATATTATCTAGTGATGGAACTATAAAATGAAAAGATACAAAAGAGTCTAATGAAAGAGAAGTAGAAGAAAAATCAGCAAGATTGTGAGCTGAGTACAAAGGGTATTTATATTCAGCAATTATTAAAGTTTATTCAGAAGACAAAAGTAAGTTAATAAATGATGAAAATGAAGCTATAGAAAAAGCCAAAAAAATTGTTGAAGAAAATGGTTGAAATAAATTGCCTACTTTAGAAAAATTAACTAAAGCATATGAATGAGTAACTAAAGAAGTGAAATATGATTATGATTTTACAACTGGTCCAATTTTAAAAAATCAAAATGCACACTCAGCATTAGTAAAACTAAAAACTGTATGTACAGGATATGCTAAAGGTTTGAAATTAATATTAGAAGAACTTGGAATTCCTTGCAAATTTATTGAAGGTCAAAGTAAAAGAGAAACATCTGAAGCAAAACATGCTTGAAACTTAGTTCAAATAGATAATGAGTGATATCATGTTGATACAACTTCAGATAGAACAAATAGTAAAACAAAATTTAATTTCTTTTTAAATACAAATGATGATTTTCTTGAATCAGATATTTTTGACCGCAATTTCAAAAATCCAGGTTTACGTTTAAGAAATCTAAAATTTAAAAACTTTGTTAAAACAAAAGAAGATGTTATGGTATTAATTGATAACAATTTTAATCCAAACAATAAACAAGTAAATAGATTAAATTTGATAGTTGACAGAGGTAATTTCAATATTGTTAATAAAGCTTTTGAAGAAAGAAATTTAGATGTTCAAAATTGAAGTTATGGTTCTATTTCATCAGGAAGTCCTAACAAATCAATTATTTATACATTTAACAACTCAAATATTAAAGAACTAACTGATGTTAAAATAAATAATATTGAGCAATATAATAATAAAAATGCTATAAAAATAGAATTTAATAAAGAAATTAAAGATTTAAAAGCCGGTAATTTTAACATTAATAATGCTATTATTAAAAAAGTTGAGCAAATTCAAAATGGTAAAGCTTACATTTTATACTTAGAGCACTTTTCTAGTTTTGGTGAAGTAGAAGTTAAATTGGAATCTATTAAAAGAAAAGATTATAAATTTGACTTAAATGAGAAAGACAAAGTTAAATTTAATATTAAAAAACAAGAAAAACCTGATATAAAAATTCAATCACTAGATAATAGTAGAATCAAGATTATTAGTAAAACAAATAACTTAGAATATAACTTCAACAATAATAGTTGAAAAGATGTTCCTTCTAATTCAATATTAAGCGATTCTACTATTGGAAAACTTTATGTTAGATATAAAGAAAAAGATAATAGTCCAAGTTCAGATGTAACAGTATTTGAAATTCAAAAAGCTAATGAAGTAGACAAATTAGTTAAATTAATTAATCATAATATGCTTATTGGTTTAGATAATAGTATGGAATTTAAAAAAGAAAAGGAAACAAATTGAAATACAGTTAAAAAAACAGCATTAAAAGATTTAGATAAAGGAACATACTGAATAAGAGCTAAAGCATTTGATTCAACTTTAGCTTCAGATATTTCAAAAGTAGAAATAAAATAA
- a CDS encoding replication-associated recombination protein A, which produces MNQPLSFLLRPKSTKDIIGQTEILKSNGLINKMILNNYCTSLIFFGPSGVGKTSFAISLANDLKIDCEIFNASYDKKEKLINIIQNALKKERFILIIDEIHRLNKDKQDILLEYMEKGNIFVFSTTTENPFFVVNPALRSRSLLIELKPVNKDELISYAKKVINQYQLKIKISDEALDFLAQLSVGDVRTFLNYLELIDKLYSNEFIDIEKIKTIITVSKNPTAQDSDDFHDLKSALQKSIRGSDVDAALYYFSRLIELGDYESLMRRMIIISYEDIGLANPTIPSRVVQACSAFRQIGFPEGIIPLGLAIVEMSLSLKSNSAYLATNSALDFVKKGNIYSVPKHLKDNHYKSAIKLGIGIGYKYPHDYENDWVEQQYLPDEIKNKKFYNHKNNQYESKVYQLYTRMKTKKS; this is translated from the coding sequence ATGAATCAACCACTATCTTTTTTATTAAGACCAAAAAGTACTAAAGATATAATCGGACAAACTGAGATATTAAAGTCTAATGGATTAATAAATAAAATGATTTTAAACAATTATTGTACATCTTTAATCTTTTTTGGTCCAAGCGGAGTTGGTAAAACTAGTTTTGCAATTAGCTTAGCAAATGATTTAAAAATTGATTGTGAAATTTTTAATGCTAGTTATGATAAAAAAGAAAAACTTATTAATATTATTCAAAATGCTTTAAAAAAGGAAAGATTTATTTTAATAATTGATGAAATACATAGATTAAATAAAGATAAGCAAGATATTTTATTAGAATATATGGAAAAAGGAAATATTTTTGTTTTTTCAACAACTACTGAAAATCCATTTTTTGTAGTTAATCCTGCTTTAAGAAGTAGAAGTCTATTAATAGAATTAAAACCAGTTAACAAAGATGAGTTGATTAGTTATGCTAAAAAAGTTATTAATCAATACCAATTAAAAATTAAAATTTCAGATGAAGCTTTAGATTTTTTAGCTCAATTAAGTGTTGGAGATGTTAGAACTTTTTTAAATTATTTGGAATTAATTGATAAACTTTATAGCAATGAATTTATAGACATAGAAAAAATTAAAACTATTATAACAGTTTCAAAAAATCCAACAGCTCAAGATAGTGATGATTTTCATGATTTAAAATCAGCTTTACAAAAATCAATTAGAGGTAGTGATGTTGATGCTGCTTTGTATTATTTTAGTAGATTAATTGAATTAGGCGATTATGAAAGTTTAATGAGAAGAATGATAATAATTAGTTATGAAGACATTGGTTTAGCTAATCCTACAATTCCAAGTAGAGTAGTTCAAGCTTGTAGTGCTTTTAGACAAATTGGTTTTCCAGAAGGAATTATTCCACTAGGTTTAGCAATTGTTGAAATGAGTTTGAGCTTAAAATCTAATTCAGCATATTTAGCTACAAATTCTGCTTTAGATTTTGTTAAGAAGGGAAATATTTATAGTGTACCCAAACACTTAAAAGATAATCATTATAAATCTGCTATTAAACTTGGTATAGGAATTGGTTATAAATATCCACATGATTATGAAAATGATTGAGTAGAACAACAATATTTACCAGATGAAATTAAAAATAAAAAGTTTTATAATCATAAAAATAATCAATATGAGTCTAAAGTTTATCAATTATATACTAGAATGAAAACAAAAAAAAGTTAG